The following are encoded together in the Oceanobacillus zhaokaii genome:
- a CDS encoding thiolase family protein: MNTPVIVQAKRTAVGKIGGMFKNIPPENLGAAVIREIIVESSINPHSIDEVILGNAVGPGGNIARLTALTAGIPVDVPAVTVDRQCGSGLEAINIACRNIQSGAGDIYIAGGIESSSLAPWKLEKPTSLYGAPTLFTRARFSPESIGDPDMGIAAENVAEAYQISREEQDLFAYNSHQKAITARDAGRFLDEIVDLQGKNDDECPRPQLTMSTLTKLRPVFKENGTVTAGNACPVNDGAAAVLIMSEQKCLEFGLQPLLKFVDATSAGVDPNLLGIGPVPAVRKLLKRAQLTITDVDLVELNEAFASQVLASQQQLGISDDKLNVGGGALAFGHPYGASGAILVTRLLTEIQRLQGKYAIATLGIGGGLGLATLFERYKSS, encoded by the coding sequence ATGAACACACCTGTAATTGTACAAGCAAAACGGACTGCAGTTGGTAAAATAGGCGGGATGTTTAAAAACATTCCCCCTGAAAATTTAGGAGCTGCCGTAATTAGGGAAATAATCGTGGAAAGTAGCATTAATCCTCATTCTATTGATGAAGTGATTCTCGGGAATGCTGTTGGGCCTGGCGGGAACATTGCACGGCTTACAGCATTAACTGCTGGTATTCCGGTCGATGTTCCTGCAGTTACCGTTGACCGCCAATGCGGATCCGGATTAGAAGCAATCAATATAGCATGCCGAAATATTCAATCTGGAGCAGGAGATATCTATATTGCAGGTGGTATTGAAAGTAGCAGCCTTGCTCCATGGAAGCTGGAAAAGCCCACCTCTCTCTACGGGGCGCCAACTTTATTTACACGTGCACGCTTTTCACCCGAATCCATTGGGGATCCTGATATGGGAATAGCTGCTGAAAATGTTGCAGAAGCTTATCAAATTTCACGCGAGGAACAAGACTTATTCGCATACAACAGCCATCAGAAAGCAATCACAGCAAGAGACGCGGGTCGGTTTTTAGATGAAATCGTTGATCTGCAGGGAAAAAACGACGATGAATGTCCGCGACCACAATTAACAATGAGTACACTCACTAAGCTTCGCCCTGTTTTTAAAGAAAATGGAACAGTAACAGCTGGCAATGCTTGTCCTGTGAATGACGGGGCTGCAGCTGTTCTAATAATGTCCGAGCAAAAATGTCTGGAGTTTGGTCTTCAGCCTCTTTTAAAATTTGTTGATGCAACGAGTGCAGGCGTAGACCCTAACCTGCTCGGAATCGGTCCAGTTCCTGCTGTGAGAAAGCTATTAAAGAGAGCACAATTAACTATCACAGATGTTGATTTAGTAGAATTAAATGAAGCATTTGCTTCCCAAGTGTTGGCTTCCCAGCAGCAACTCGGCATTTCCGATGACAAATTAAATGTCGGTGGAGGCGCCCTTGCCTTTGGGCACCCTTATGGTGCATCAGGGGCAATCCTTGTCACACGTCTTTTAACTGAAATACAACGTCTTCAAGGTAAGTATGCCATCGCCACACTAGGTATTGGTGGAGGTTTAGGACTTGCTACGTTATTCGAAAGGTATAAAAGTTCATGA
- a CDS encoding FAS1-like dehydratase domain-containing protein, producing MIKAGFITDTVAINVTREHVRKYAEAIGEENPIFHSLEAARNAGYANLVLPATYPTLFWQKIEIPWLKNQSPLIQTEQVFEYLEALVANQTYMCQITVLNVRQKERKLFSKNELRINRDGRTVATSNTTLMLVLE from the coding sequence ATGATTAAAGCTGGATTTATTACAGATACAGTTGCAATCAATGTTACAAGAGAACACGTACGTAAATATGCGGAAGCTATCGGAGAAGAAAATCCAATTTTTCATAGCCTGGAAGCAGCAAGAAATGCCGGCTATGCCAATCTAGTTTTACCAGCAACATACCCTACTTTGTTTTGGCAAAAAATAGAAATCCCGTGGCTCAAGAATCAATCTCCATTGATTCAAACTGAGCAAGTATTCGAGTACTTGGAAGCCTTGGTGGCAAATCAAACATATATGTGCCAAATTACCGTTTTGAATGTGCGGCAAAAGGAAAGGAAGCTTTTTTCAAAAAATGAATTACGCATAAACCGAGATGGTAGAACTGTTGCCACAAGTAATACAACACTTATGCTTGTATTGGAGTGA